A DNA window from bacterium contains the following coding sequences:
- a CDS encoding alpha/beta hydrolase produces MHEIQHRTVETNGIQMHIAEAGEGPLLVLCHGFPESWYSWRHQLSALAEAGYHVVAPDQRGYGQTTAPEAVEQYTQFHLVGDIVGLVAALGEEQAVIAGHDWGAPVAWNAAQWRPDVFRAVIGLSVPMSERTPITPIQLFKNMFGDTFFYILYFQTPGVAEHELRRDVRRSVRDFMYAASGDRPEDDGIFRTQSKRAAFLDQMPSSEKLPDWLSEADLDFFVGEFERNGFRGGLNWYRNMDRTWEYSAAFQGKKIEQPSLFISGDRDLIAGNPFWEQNMRAVCTGLQDPVILPGIGHWTQQEAPDAVNRAMIDFLKSLD; encoded by the coding sequence ATGCACGAAATCCAACACCGCACAGTAGAGACCAACGGCATCCAGATGCACATCGCCGAGGCGGGGGAGGGTCCCCTCCTGGTCCTTTGTCACGGCTTTCCCGAATCCTGGTACTCGTGGCGTCACCAACTCTCGGCTCTGGCCGAGGCCGGGTATCACGTGGTCGCTCCCGACCAACGCGGATACGGTCAGACGACGGCACCTGAAGCGGTCGAGCAGTACACGCAGTTCCACCTCGTCGGCGATATCGTCGGCCTCGTCGCTGCTCTCGGAGAAGAGCAGGCCGTGATCGCCGGCCACGACTGGGGCGCGCCCGTCGCCTGGAACGCAGCGCAGTGGCGTCCCGATGTTTTCCGCGCAGTGATCGGTTTGTCGGTGCCCATGTCGGAACGCACACCGATTACGCCGATTCAACTGTTCAAGAATATGTTCGGCGACACCTTCTTCTACATCCTCTACTTCCAGACTCCGGGCGTGGCTGAGCACGAACTTCGCAGGGATGTGCGCAGGAGCGTTCGCGACTTCATGTACGCCGCCTCCGGCGACCGGCCCGAGGACGACGGGATTTTCCGCACACAGAGCAAGCGTGCGGCCTTCCTCGACCAGATGCCCAGTAGCGAGAAGCTGCCCGACTGGCTTTCCGAAGCGGATCTCGACTTCTTCGTCGGCGAGTTTGAGCGCAACGGTTTCCGCGGTGGCCTCAACTGGTACCGCAATATGGATCGCACCTGGGAGTATTCGGCGGCTTTTCAGGGCAAGAAGATCGAGCAGCCGTCTCTGTTCATCAGCGGGGATCGCGACCTGATCGCCGGTAACCCGTTCTGGGAGCAGAACATGCGCGCGGTCTGTACGGGATTGCAGGATCCGGTCATCCTGCCCGGCATCGGGCACTGGACCCAGCAGGAGGCGCCCGACGCGGTGAACCGCGCCATGATCGACTTCCTGAAATCCCTCGACTGA
- a CDS encoding DUF2461 domain-containing protein translates to MTAKTPGEFTRYRESAIEFLAELSVNNDRDWFKANQTRYEEQVREPTLAFIRAMEPRLRKLSKHLVACNKKVGGSMMRPQRDTRFAKDKTPYKTNVGVQFRHEAGKDVHAPGLYVHFDLDEVFIGVGMWHPDGPTLAAMREYLDEQPRKWLKVRDEKTFNQYFSLGGESLKRPPKGYDADHPLIDDLKRKDFIAVADLTLTDLFKPRFTDKVETHFKAARPFMKLICEALDLPF, encoded by the coding sequence ATGACAGCGAAAACGCCTGGTGAATTCACGCGCTATCGGGAGAGTGCGATCGAGTTTCTGGCCGAACTCAGCGTGAACAACGATCGCGACTGGTTCAAGGCGAACCAGACGCGCTACGAGGAACAGGTGCGCGAGCCTACCCTGGCCTTCATTCGAGCGATGGAGCCACGCCTGCGAAAGCTGTCGAAACACCTGGTCGCCTGCAATAAGAAGGTGGGCGGTTCGATGATGCGACCGCAGAGGGACACGCGCTTCGCAAAGGACAAGACCCCCTACAAGACCAATGTGGGCGTGCAGTTCCGTCACGAGGCGGGCAAAGACGTACACGCTCCAGGGCTCTACGTGCACTTCGATCTCGACGAGGTGTTCATCGGCGTGGGTATGTGGCATCCCGATGGGCCCACGCTCGCAGCCATGCGCGAGTACCTGGACGAGCAGCCGAGGAAGTGGCTCAAAGTCCGGGACGAGAAGACTTTCAACCAGTACTTCAGTCTTGGCGGGGAAAGCCTGAAACGACCTCCGAAAGGCTACGACGCGGACCACCCACTGATCGACGATCTCAAGCGCAAGGACTTCATCGCGGTCGCGGACCTGACCTTGACAGACCTGTTCAAGCCCCGATTCACCGACAAGGTGGAGACTCACTTCAAAGCGGCCCGGCCGTTCATGAAGTTGATCTGCGAAGCGCTCGACCTCCCCTTCTGA
- a CDS encoding sulfatase-like hydrolase/transferase encodes MTRPNFVLFIPDQLRFDAVGCFGNELARTPHIDALAARGTRFTRAYGQHSVCSPSRVSFLTGWYPHVRGHRTLGHLLQPEEPNILRILKNAGYHVAHAGLRGDTFAKGMTEESTSRFGFEVSPEMLYSPSPYEREHPLSRAFYHGLRERSGVSLDFDEAVIRTAELWLQEGIPEPFVLYLPLMFPHPPFEVEEPWFSMHDRAATPPPLAADLADKPSYMQAIVDRYGTNRLGADDWAEIRATYAGMVSRIDDQLGRINRAVDVAGFAHNTTTFFFSDHGEYLGDFGLIEKWPAGQHESLLHNPLVIASPDAAEGAVTDSFAELIDIVPTLLEMAQLEADYSHFGRSLVPLLGDASLVHRDAAFSEGGFGKNEKHLLEQPDYPYDLKGALQNEEPLTNGRVLTIRTDRFTYCHRLYEADELYDRTQDPGECQNLAGDPKHAAVVADLRAQLLDWMCMSGDVIPWKEDARFDTIGAIRPRA; translated from the coding sequence TGCGCTTCGATGCGGTGGGCTGCTTCGGAAACGAACTCGCACGCACCCCGCATATCGATGCGCTCGCGGCTCGCGGTACGCGCTTCACTCGCGCCTACGGACAGCATTCCGTCTGCTCTCCGAGTCGAGTTTCGTTTCTGACGGGCTGGTATCCGCACGTGCGCGGTCATCGCACACTGGGTCATCTTCTCCAGCCCGAAGAGCCGAATATCCTGCGGATCCTGAAGAACGCCGGCTATCACGTCGCTCATGCGGGGTTGCGCGGCGATACCTTTGCAAAGGGAATGACGGAGGAGAGTACGAGTCGCTTCGGCTTCGAAGTGTCGCCCGAGATGCTCTATTCGCCTTCGCCCTATGAAAGAGAACATCCGCTCTCCCGTGCGTTCTATCACGGACTTCGCGAGCGCTCCGGAGTGTCGCTCGATTTCGACGAGGCGGTGATACGAACGGCTGAACTGTGGTTGCAGGAAGGAATTCCCGAACCCTTTGTTTTGTACTTGCCGCTCATGTTTCCTCACCCTCCTTTTGAGGTCGAAGAACCCTGGTTTTCAATGCACGACCGCGCGGCGACACCGCCTCCTCTTGCGGCCGACCTCGCCGACAAGCCGAGTTATATGCAGGCGATCGTGGACCGCTACGGAACCAATCGTCTCGGTGCCGACGATTGGGCGGAGATTCGCGCGACCTACGCGGGGATGGTCAGCCGTATCGACGATCAGTTGGGACGGATCAATCGCGCCGTCGACGTCGCCGGGTTCGCTCACAATACAACGACGTTCTTCTTCAGCGATCACGGCGAGTATCTGGGCGACTTCGGCCTGATCGAGAAATGGCCGGCCGGGCAGCACGAGAGCCTGCTCCACAATCCGCTCGTCATCGCGTCCCCGGACGCAGCGGAAGGAGCGGTCACGGACAGTTTTGCCGAACTCATCGACATCGTTCCGACCTTGCTCGAAATGGCGCAACTCGAAGCGGACTACTCGCATTTCGGCAGGAGCCTGGTTCCCCTGCTGGGAGATGCCTCTCTGGTCCACAGAGACGCCGCCTTCAGCGAGGGTGGTTTCGGCAAGAACGAGAAACATCTATTGGAGCAGCCGGACTATCCCTACGACCTGAAAGGTGCACTCCAGAACGAAGAACCGCTCACGAACGGCCGAGTGCTGACGATTCGCACCGATCGCTTTACCTACTGTCATCGGCTCTACGAGGCGGACGAACTCTACGATCGCACACAGGATCCCGGTGAGTGCCAGAATCTGGCCGGCGATCCGAAGCACGCTGCGGTCGTCGCGGATCTGCGCGCCCAGTTACTCGATTGGATGTGCATGAGTGGTGACGTAATTCCGTGGAAAGAGGATGCGCGCTTCGATACGATTGGCGCGATTCGGCCCAGGGCCTGA
- a CDS encoding DUF3604 domain-containing protein, which translates to MKKILLGVVYFTVGAVLIVAAAYAMLLRGTGGDYISQPQISRTARDPLSVSRSRATQVHAGASADRQILFGDLHVHTTWSSDAFLFSLPLIQGEGAHPPADACDFARHCSALDFWSINDHAEMLTPEQWRETIASIRECNEVSGGGSDPDLVSLLGWEWTQMGSEPENHYGHKNVILRGIGAGEVPTRPIGAGQNLLNDAIAGMGPMRVALPVLDRENFSYYMDFNRWVTEAMATPLCEEGVPVRELPENCIETARTPGTLFAKLDDWGFDNLVIPHGTSWGIHSPALSSLASQMGTGGELSERQPLFEVFSGHGNSERYGPFAALTRDQNGELVCPEPSDGYEPCCHRAGILARRTCADPESEECADRVRRVRDDFIAGSYGSSRFHLIPGATPEDWGECGQLPGGFMPAFMYRPMMSAQYGLALGAFGEGREPGRYRYGLIGSSDNHKARAGTGYKEFGRKAMTDAWGIDGAVLERLEPDPEVLAAEREKGTLALDEVRPLTGFMPERGASFYYTGGLVAAHAEGRGRDALFDSLVRREVYGTSGDRILLWFDLLLPDGTSKPMGSEFELSENPRFEVRAVGSFEQKPGCPQDVVSSLGRERTERLCLGECYFPSDTRNEITRIEVVRIRPQKSPDEPVAPLIEDPWRILPCSDTGGGCRVEFEDPDFSHSGRETIYYVRAIQEAKPMVAGDPLRCDRDERGQCIRPRPCYANGPKFDPGDECLDEVEPRAWSSPIFLTQASN; encoded by the coding sequence TTGAAGAAGATCTTGTTGGGTGTTGTGTACTTCACGGTCGGCGCCGTTCTGATCGTGGCGGCGGCCTACGCAATGCTCCTGCGCGGAACCGGTGGCGACTACATCAGCCAACCTCAGATCTCCCGGACCGCGCGTGATCCGCTTTCCGTATCCCGGTCTCGAGCCACTCAGGTCCATGCGGGAGCGTCCGCCGACAGACAGATTCTGTTCGGCGATCTTCACGTGCACACGACGTGGTCTTCCGACGCTTTTCTGTTCAGTCTGCCGCTCATTCAGGGCGAGGGTGCCCATCCGCCCGCGGATGCCTGCGACTTCGCCCGCCATTGTTCCGCGCTCGATTTCTGGTCGATCAACGACCACGCCGAGATGCTGACGCCCGAACAATGGCGGGAGACGATCGCTTCGATTCGCGAGTGCAACGAGGTTTCCGGCGGAGGGTCGGATCCGGATCTCGTATCGCTGCTCGGCTGGGAGTGGACCCAGATGGGAAGCGAACCGGAGAACCACTACGGCCACAAGAACGTCATTCTGCGGGGGATTGGTGCAGGCGAAGTCCCGACGCGCCCGATCGGTGCCGGTCAGAATCTGCTCAACGACGCCATTGCCGGAATGGGTCCGATGCGCGTGGCCCTGCCGGTTCTGGATCGCGAGAACTTCAGCTACTACATGGATTTCAACCGCTGGGTAACCGAGGCCATGGCCACGCCATTGTGTGAAGAAGGCGTCCCCGTGCGCGAACTTCCGGAGAACTGTATCGAGACGGCACGGACGCCCGGGACTCTGTTCGCAAAGCTCGACGACTGGGGTTTTGACAACCTCGTGATCCCGCACGGCACGAGCTGGGGCATCCACTCACCCGCGCTGTCCTCGCTCGCCTCACAGATGGGAACGGGTGGCGAACTGTCCGAGAGGCAACCTCTGTTCGAGGTCTTCTCCGGTCATGGAAATTCGGAACGCTACGGTCCGTTTGCAGCCCTTACCAGAGATCAGAATGGCGAACTCGTGTGCCCGGAGCCCAGCGACGGCTACGAACCGTGCTGTCATCGCGCTGGAATCCTCGCGCGTCGGACCTGTGCGGATCCGGAATCCGAGGAATGCGCGGACAGAGTCCGGCGTGTGCGCGACGATTTCATTGCGGGGTCATACGGCAGTTCCCGTTTTCACTTGATTCCCGGTGCAACGCCGGAGGATTGGGGTGAATGCGGTCAATTGCCCGGCGGCTTCATGCCCGCTTTCATGTACCGGCCGATGATGAGTGCGCAGTACGGACTGGCGCTGGGTGCATTCGGAGAGGGCCGGGAACCCGGTCGCTATCGCTACGGGCTGATTGGCTCGAGTGACAATCACAAGGCTCGGGCGGGTACCGGTTACAAAGAGTTCGGGCGCAAGGCGATGACGGACGCATGGGGTATCGATGGCGCCGTACTCGAGCGCCTCGAACCCGATCCCGAGGTGCTCGCTGCCGAACGCGAGAAGGGAACGCTCGCGCTCGACGAAGTTCGCCCGTTGACGGGTTTCATGCCGGAACGGGGGGCGTCCTTTTATTACACCGGAGGTCTCGTTGCGGCACACGCCGAGGGGCGCGGACGCGATGCTCTGTTCGACTCGCTCGTTCGGCGCGAGGTCTATGGAACCTCGGGTGATCGAATTCTCCTCTGGTTTGATCTCCTGCTGCCCGACGGCACATCGAAACCCATGGGAAGCGAATTCGAGCTATCCGAGAATCCGCGTTTCGAAGTTCGTGCAGTCGGCTCTTTCGAGCAGAAGCCCGGGTGTCCGCAAGACGTGGTGTCCAGCCTCGGTAGGGAGCGAACCGAACGTCTTTGCCTGGGCGAATGCTACTTCCCCAGCGACACGAGAAACGAAATCACGCGCATCGAAGTCGTGCGCATCCGTCCGCAGAAAAGTCCCGATGAGCCGGTGGCTCCCCTGATCGAAGACCCGTGGCGGATTCTGCCCTGTAGCGATACTGGTGGCGGTTGTCGGGTCGAGTTCGAAGATCCCGACTTCTCCCACAGTGGGCGCGAAACGATCTATTACGTTCGCGCGATTCAGGAAGCGAAACCGATGGTGGCCGGAGATCCGCTTCGCTGTGATCGCGACGAGCGAGGCCAGTGCATCCGACCGAGGCCGTGTTACGCGAACGGGCCGAAGTTCGATCCGGGCGACGAATGCCTGGACGAGGTAGAGCCACGAGCCTGGTCATCGCCGATCTTCTTGACGCAAGCGTCGAACTAG